The window GGCGATGAGGAGGCCGGGGCCGGTGAGGGTGAGCGCCCAGGGGAAGGGGGAACACCCCCGGCGGAGTTTCATGCACGGCCCAAGCCAGCGCAGCCACGCAGGCAGGGCATACGCCCCCCACAGGGCAAAGCCCATGATGAACCCCCCGTGCCCGTTGGCCCAGAGGATCATCCAGAGGGGCAGTGCCGCCAGCCGGCGGGGCGACCGGCCCAGCCGGTAGCCTTCCAGGGCCCAGAGGAAGAGGGCAGCGCCCACGAAGGTAACCAGATAGGGCCGTGCGGCCCAGTAAAGCCCGGCCGTGGCCGCCGAAAGCAACACCACGCCCGCCCGCACCCAGGGGCCGCCGCGCAGCACGGGCCAGAGCAGAGTGTAGGCCGCTGTGACCATGAGCGCCATCCACAGGAAGAGCGCCGCCAGCCCCCCCAGCCGGTACAGGCCCAACATGAGCAACTCCACCGGCCAGCCGGGGTAGTGCCAGGGGTGGCCCAGGCGGGTGTAGGAAAAACGGTCCACCCAGGGCAGGGTGCGGTGGGCCCAGATCCAGGCGCCGGCCCGCAGGTGCCAGAAGGTGTCGCCGTCCATCACCAGGCGGGCAGCCATGGCGAACACCCCGACCAGGGCGAGGGTGTGGGCCAGCCTCTCCACGGCGCGCTGCACTGCCTCGCCGGGTGCAGGCCGCGCGGGAACATCGGCCATTGAAGGGGGCATGGGTTCCTCCTGCGGAAAGCCCCGTTTTTCGTTGACGGGGCCTGGGGGTTGTGGTACAATCTGCCGCGCACTGGGGGCTCGTCTAATCGGCAGGACAGCGGACTCTGGATCCGTATGTGGAGGTTCGAGTCCTCCGCCCCCAGCCTGGCCCCGACTCAAGTCGGGGTGTTTTTGTTTCTCTGCCCTGCTTGCCCACGCAGAAAGGCCTGCTCCAGCCGCTCCGCCCGGTCGATAGTGTGGCGATACCAGGTCAGGAGCAGTTCGTCGCGCTCCGTCTCGCTCAACCGCCAGGGCACCTCCAGCCGGTGCAGCTTCTCCACCACATAGGCCAGGGTGATGGCCACGCTGACCGAGATGTTGTAACTTTCCACGAAGCCGTACATGGGCAGGCGCAGGTAGGCGTCGGCGTGCTCCAGGGCGTAGGGGCTGAGTCCTTCGCGTTCGTTGCCATAGAGGAAGGCCAGCGGGCGGTCGAAAGGGATATCCTCCAGGCCCCAGGCCTGCACATGGGGTGAAGTGGCCACCAGGCGATACCCCCTCTGGCGCAACGCTTCCATGGCGGCCGCCGTGGCGGGGAACTCCTCCGGCATCTCCCGCAGGGCCTGCAGGCTTTGCTCGTCGCGTCGTGGGTCGCGGAAACGGTACAGGGTGACCCACTTGTGCGCCCCCAGGGCCACATCAGGGTTCACGCGGTAAGGGTTCCAGTTCTCGATGATGTACACATCCTGCACGCCCAGGGCGTCGCAGGTGCGCAGCGTGGCGCTGGCGTTTTGCGGCTGGTAAATGTCTTCCAGGGCGATGGTGACATAACGCGTGCGCCAGGCCAGGGCTTCGGCCATCTTACGCCGTTTATGCTCGGTGACGAACTGGCCCAAAAAGGCCAGCAGCGCCTTGCGTTGGGCTTGGTCCACGAGGAAACACCTCCAAACCGATGGGATCGGTGCCGGATTTTGGAGCGGCGCTCCCCTTTGGGATCCGGGGTGGGCCCGCAGGTTCCGGGGACTGGGACGTCAGGGTGAGGTCCGCATGGCGAATTCTAACACTTTTCTTACGGTCCCCATGGTATAATAAGAGCGTCCACGGCACTTTAACATCGTGGGGATGAAAGGCTTCGACGGAAGGCGACAGGTCCCGGACGGCGAGCCGAGGTGCGTCGCCTCGTAAAACAGGCGCAAAAAGATAAGTGCCAACAGCACGAATGTTGCTGCCCTCCCCGTTGCTGCCTGATGCAGCACGGATAGGGCAACTGGTCTCCTGAGAAGCGAGGCCACGTCCGCCCACCCCGCCCCCCGACCGGGGTGGACCGGGCGCGACAAAGTCGGGGTGCCGCACGGGTGGGCCGCGACCCGTGCGTAAGACCAGCGGCTGGGCCGGGATGCCCTTCTGTCGGTCGTAGGGCCCCGGCCGAGAGCCACGACCGACTACGCTCGTAGAAGTCCGAGGGCCGAACCTTCCGGACGCGGGTTCGATTCCCGCCATCTCCACCAGCCGACGACCGTTCCCACCGGGACGGTCGTCTTTTTTCGGTAGAATTAGCCCACCGGTTGCGCCGGCCCCCTCAGGGGACATCCATTCCACGCCAGGAGGTGCTTCATGGGTAAAGGCGACCGCCGCACCCGCCGCGGCAAGATTTGGCGCGGCTCGTATGGCAAGTCTCGACCCAAGAAGAAGAAAAAGGTGAAGAAGCAGCAAGCCTCCGCCTGACGCGGAGCGGAGGCCAACCGGAGACAAACCCCACACCCTACGGTGAGGGGTTTGTTCTTTTCTGGGGGAGGAAAATGGGGTACACTTTTTCCGAACGAGGTCGAGCAGAAGGCCCTACCTGATCCAGAAGGAGGAAAAGTCATGGGTGTGCAGCAGCCTTCCCCCGAGGTGCCGCGGCTCAGTCCGCAGGAGGAGCGCAACCTGAGCATGGTGGCTCACCTGAGCGTGTTGCTTCACCTGGCCCTGCCGTTGCTGGCGCTTGCCGTCCCCGCGGTGCTCTACTTCGCCTATCGGGAGCGCTCCAAAGAAGTGGCCTTCCACAGTCTGCAGGCCTTGCTGTTTCAGGCGCTGACCGTGGTGGCGGGCGGCGCGCTGGCCGCGTTGTTTTGGGGCCTCACCGGCGCGTTGTTGAGCCTGCTCATCGGCCTGCTCTGCGTGCCCTTTGCCCTGTTCTTTTCCGCGTTGCCGGTGGTGGCCGTGGTGTACGGTATCATCGGGGCGCTGGAGGTGTACCAGGGGCGGCCTTTCCACTATCCCTTTGCCGCGGCATGCGCCGAGAACCTGCTGGCGTAAGGTTGCCCTTTACAACCATTTGACCACGATGTCGCCAATGACATTGGCCGCCTCATCGCCCCGGTCCGCGGCGTTGGACAGGTGACGGTAAATCTCCCGTAGTTTGAGGATGTTCATCACATCGTCCAAGGTCTTGGGGGCGACGAAGAGGTCGGCCAACGCCTCCCGGTATACCCCTTCCACGCGGTTTTCCAGGGCTTTGGCCCGCACCGCGTGCTCGTTGGCCACATTAGGGTGGCCGTCCAGGCGCTCGATGCCGCGGAGAATCTCGGTAGCCGCGTCGGCCAGCAGGTCCACCATCCTTCGGATGTATTCGTTAGGCTGGGCGTCGAAGATCTCCATTTCGTCCACCGTGGTGTAGGCATAATCCAGTACATCGTCCACGGTGAGGGAAAGGGCGAAGATATCCTCCCGGTCGAAGGGGGTGACGAAAGTGCGGTTGAGTTCGTCAATAAGGATGCGGCGCACCTCGTCGGCTTCTTTTTCGATGCGGCGCAACCTCTCGGCCAACTCCACGCTGGGTTCCCGCACATAACGCCGCAGCATTTCCATGCCCTCGACCGTCAGACTGGCCTGTTGCATGAGCAGTTCCAGAAAGCGGTTGGGTTTCTTCTTGCGCCGAAACAGTCCCATGGACCAACACTCCTCTCAAGCGAGATGATGTCTTCCTGCGTTCAGGGTCCCTTTTTCGCGCTGTATGGACAACCGCACCACCTGACGGGTGGCTGCGGTGACGCGCACCGTGTGGGAGAGCCGCACGCCGGGGAGCCAGACCACGTCCTCCTCCGAGATGACCACCGGCCAGCGGGCCCGCAGCCGCCAAGGGACGCCGGCCTCGCCGAGCAGGTCGCTCACCTTGCGCGTATGGCCACCCATGCCCAAAGGGGCCATGCGCAGGCCCGGGCGGGGCGTGGTCACCCTCAGGGGCCAGGTCACCCGCTCCGCGTCCAGCCAGATCTCCCACACCGTGAGGCGGCGCACCTTCCAGGCTTCCTGTGCGGCGTCTGCAGGCAAGGCCTCCGACGCTTGCAAGACCCATTCGCCCTCCAGGGGGATCGTTTCGCCGGGGGCCAGCGCGGTCTCCCGGCGTACCTGGGGGGCGTCGGCTGCAGGCGGGGCCTCCTGGGGCGCGATCCACAGAGCCTCCCGCTCCACCCAGAGGGCCAGCCCTCCGAACCAGGGGTGCGGTGGGCCACCGGGACGCCGGGCCAAGGCCAGCGCGCGCTCCACAGCGGCGAAGTCGGCCCGCCCCTGGCCGGCTCGTCGCAGGGCGCGGCGTTGCAGCGCCAGCGGGAGGGCCAGTAAAGCCGCGCGGTCCAGCCGGATGGCCTCCCCTGCTCCGCGGGCGTATTGCGCCCACCAGCGGTCGAGTTGACTTTCCAGGTAGGCGTCTTCGGCGGCCAGGATGTCCGCTGCGCGCGCCAGCGCCTCTGCCGCGCGCGGGTTGATGTAAGTCAAGCGGGGCAACACCTCCCAACGGAGGAAGTTGCGCGGGGTGTAGGCCGGGTCGCGGTTAGTGGGGTCCTCTTGGGTAGGTAAACCGTGTTCCCGGCAGTAGGCCACCGTCTCGTGGCGGGTCACCTGGAGCAAGGGTCGCACCAAAGGGATGTGTTCGCTCCAGGGCGTGAGGGTGCGGGGTTGCATTCCTCGGATGCCTGTGCTGCCGCTGCCGTGGATGAGGTGGAGTAGGAGGGTTTCAGCTTGGTCGTTGAGGGTGTGACCAGTGGCGATGGCTTGGGCTTGTGTGGATCTGGCTACGCGAAAAAGAAAGGTGTAACGCAGGTGCCGCGCGGCGTCTTCCAGCGAGCGCCCGCTCACCGCCCGCACATCGCCTCGCTTGAAGAAAAAAGGCAGCCCTCGCCGCCGCGCTTCGGCCTCCACCACGGCCATCTCCTGCTCCGCTTCGGGCCGCAGACCATGATGGAAATGGGCCACCACCAGGGGATAACCCAGGCGGTGAAGCACATCCAGCAGGCAGAGGCTGTCCGGCCCGCCGGAGACGGCCACCACGACCGGCTCGTCGGGCCGTAAACCGCATACTTCTCGGGCGAACCGTTCCACCTGGGCCAGCATCGTGGTACGATTTTACTATGAAGTGCCAGGTGTCAAAGGGTCAGGTGTCAAGTCGTCAGGTAGCTTGAGGTGCGACGATGTGTGGACGGTTTACTTTGACGCTGAACGGCGAACAACTGCAAGCCGCTTTCCCCCAGTTCAATGTGCCTGCGATCATCCAGCCACGTTACAACGTTGCCTCATCCTGGCCGACGGGTTCTACGAGTGGCCCCAGAAGAAAGGCCCGACGCCCAGGCTCCCCTGGCGCTTCACCCTAAGCGACGGACGGCCTTTCGCCTTCGCCGGGCTGTGGGAGACCTGGCTCTCTTCCGACGGCTCGGAGGTGCCCACCTGCACCATCATCACCGTCCCGGCCAACGAGGTCGTGGCGGCAGTGCATCCCCGCATGCCCGCCATCCTGCGCCCTGAGGATTACGCCGCCTGGTTGCGGCCTGACGAAGCGCAGCCTCAGGACCTGCAGCCCCTGCTACGCCCCTATCCCGCCGAAGCCATGCGCGGTTACCCCGTCTCGCCGCAGGTGAACAACCCCCAGGTGGACGACCCCGCCTGTATCGCGCCCTACCAGACACTCCAGGGGAGGCTTTTCTGACCACAGATCTCCCCTTTGAGGGTTGAGGAGCCCAAAGAGTCTGTTATTTTCGAAACAGGTTGCTCACAAAGAACCAGAGGTTAGCCGGGCGCTCAGCCAGACGCCGCATGAAGTAAGGGTACCATTCGGTGCCGTAGGGGACATAGATGCGCACCGGGTATCCCTCGGCGGCCAGTCGCCGTTGCAGGTCTCGACGGATGCCGTAGAGTATCTGGAACTCGATAGCCCGTTTGGGCAACCCCAGCGCTTTGGCGGCTTCGATGGCATAGGCGATCCGGTTTTCATCATGCGAGGCGATGGCCGGGATGGGCGGCACGCGGCCATCCTCGGAGACTTCCGGCGCGTCATGCGCCAGGGCACCCTCAATGAGCATGCGGGTCAGGCGGTCGAAGTTGGCATCCACATCCCGCTTCCTGGGGTAGGCAATCTCCGGCGGCTCCTTGTAGGCCCCTTTGACCAGGCGCACCCGAGTGGCGCGTTGCATCAGCCGGCGCACATCCTGCTCGCTGCGGTAGAGATAAGACTGGATCACCACCCCCACATTATCCAGCCCCTCGGCCAGCATCTGCTCGTAGAGTTCCAGCGTGGCATCCACCCAGGGGGAGTCCTCCATGTCGATGCGCACCATGATGCCGTACCCTTTGGCCTTGCGCAAAATCGTTCGCAGATTCCCGGTGCACATCTCCCGGTCCAGCGCCAGGCCAATCTGGGTAAGTTTGATGGAGGCATTGGCCTGCACCCTCTCATGGTGGATGGCATCAAGCATGTCCAGGATGGCCTGGGTGGCGTTGGTGGCTTCCTGGGGGTTGGTCGTCGCCTCCCCCAGATGGTCAAGGGTAACAAAAATGCCCTGAGCATTGAAGGTTTTAATCACGCGCAGGGCATCTTCCAACCGATCACCGGCGACGAACCGGGAGGCCACCCGCCAGGCCAGCGGCCAGCGGGTCACCAGGCGTTGCGCCCAAGGGGCGCGGGAAAGGTAGATGAGCAAAGCGCGCAACATTGTTTCTTCCTTTGGCAATAGGGATGGTGAAAAAGATGGGACAGGGATTTTTCTACGCCGTCTCAATTTTAGCATAATCCGGTATAATACACCCATGCCTGCCCAGACCCCCATCGTCATCGGGATCGCCGGGGGCACCGGATCGGGGAAAACCACGGTGGCCCAGGAAATTTTGCGCCGGGTCGGACCCGATAAAATCGCCTACCTCCCCCACGACGCGTACTACAAAGACCACAGTCACCTCTCCCCCGAGGAACGGGCGCTGGTCAACTACGACCATCCCGACTCGCTAGAAACCTCCCTGCTCGTCACCCACATTCAGGCGCTCAAACGGGGCCAGACCATCGAGCGACCGGTATACGATTTCACCTCCCACAGCCGCACCAAACAGACCGTGCGGGTGGAACCGCGCCCCATTATCCTCGTGGAAGGCATCCTCATCTTCGTCGAGCCCGAACTGCGCGAACTTTTCGATGTGAAAATCTTCGTTGACACCGATGCCGACATCCGTTTCATCCGGCGGCTGCGGCGGGACATTCAGGAGCGCGGTCGCACGGTGGAATCAGTCATCGAGCAGTACCTGCACACGGTACGGCCTATGCACCTGGAATTCGTCGAGCCCTCCAAACGGTACGCCGATGTCATCATCCCCGAAGGCGGGTTCAACGAAGTGGCCCTGGACATGGTCATCGCCCGGATTCACCACTTGCTCGCGGCCTGATGAACGACTCCCCGCCATCCCCTGGCGAAACCGTCATCCGCATCCTGGCTCTGCTGCTCATCCTGGCGCTGAGCGTGTGGATTTACCTGCATCGCACCGCTATCATCGCCCTAAGCAGCCTGGGCTACCTGGGCGTGTTTCTGGTGACCCTGCTGAGCAACGCCACGGTGATTTTCCCCGCGCCCAGCCTGGTGCTCCCCTTCACCATGGGGGCTGTGCTCTCCCCCTGGCTGGTGGCCCTGGTAGCCGCCGTGGGAGCCGCCTTGGGCGAACTCACCGGCTATCTGGCCGGTTACACCGGCCAGGCTATCGTGGAGGACAGAGCCACCTTCGCCCGTCTGCGCCGCTGGATGCAACACAAGCGTAGCGCGGCGCTGCTCATCTTCCTGCTGGCTTTTCTTCCGCTGCCCCTCATGGACCTCGCCGGCATCGCCGCCGGCGCGTTGCGGATGCCCCTGAGTCGTTTCCTGTTCTGGTGCTTTTTGGGCAAATGGCTCAAACTGACCCTCATCGCCCTGGCCGGCGCCTGGTCCATCCCCCTGGTGGATCGCTGGATAGCGCCTTGACCCCCTGGAGGTGTGGCATGCAAGCCGTAGACACCTATCTGGAAACCCATCTGGACGAAAGCCTGGACGAACTCAGCCATCTGTGCGCTCAGCCCAGCATCTCGGCGCAAGGCATAGGTCTGGAGGAAACCACCGAAATGGTGGCCGGGATGCTCCGTCGGCGCGGCTTCCGCGTGGACATTTTCGCCACTGAGGGCGCACCGGTAGTCTTCGCCGAGCGCGAGGGGCGCCGCCGTGACCGCACCCTGCTCTTTTACAATCACTACGATGTGCAGCCCCCCGAACCGCTGGAACTGTGGGAGACGCCCCCCTTCGAGCCGACCTTGCGCGACGGCAAACTCTACGCCCGGGGCGTGAGCGACGACAAGGGGCACCTGGTAGCCCGCCTGTTCGCCATCGACGCCCTGCTGGCCGCTGATGGCGAGTTGCCTTGCAATGTCAAGTTCGTCATCGAGGGCGAGGAGGAGACCAGCAGCCTGCACCTGCACGATTTCATCCAGGAGCATCGGGAGATGCTGGCCGCCGACGCCTGCATTTGGGAGTTCGGCGGCGTGGATTACCGCGATGTGCCCATGGAGTACCTGGGCATGCGCGGCATCTGCTATGTGGAACTGAGCGTGGAGACGGCAGCCACCGATGTCCACTCCGGGCTGGGCGGCTCCATCTTTCCCAACGCCGCCTGGCGATTGGTGTGGGCGCTGAATACCCTCAAAGGCCCGGACGAGCGTATCCGTCTGCCCGGTTTCTACGACAAGGTGCGCCCACCGTCGCCGCGCGACCTGGAATTGCTGGCCCAGTTGCCCGATGTGGCCGAGGAGTACCGCCAGCGTTACGGGGTGCGCGAGTTCCTGAAGGGGCTGACCGGAGGCGTGGCTCTGCGTCAGGCCGAGGTCTTTGAGCCTACCTGCACTATCTGCGGCCTGACCAGCGGGTACCAGGGGCCGGGCAGCAAGACCGTGCTTCCCGCCCGCGCCGTGGCCAAGGTGGACTTCCGCCTGGTGCCCGACCAGATGCCCGAGGATGTGCTTCGACAACTGCGGGAGCACCTGGACGCCCACGGCTTCGAAGATGTCCAGATCGCCTACCTGGGCGGTGAGCCACCGGTGAAGACCGATCCCGATCACCCCTTTGTGAACCTGGTGGTGCAAACCGCCGAGCCGGTGTACGGCGTGCCTATGCAAAAGGTGCCCATGGTGGGTGGCTCAGGCCCGGGCTATGCCTTTGCCCACTATCTGGGCGTGCCCATCGCCACAGCCGGCCTGGGCTACCCGGGCAGCAACACCCACGCGCCCAACGAAAACATCCGCGTTGACCTTTACCTAAAACACGCCCGTCATATGGCGCGCGTGCTGGCTGGCTTTGCGACCATCGATTTCGCATGAAGTCCATGAAGCAATGGCGCTCACCCCCACCCCAATTTCGCTTCTGGCAAGACCTGGCCCTCCAACTCCTAGTGGCCTATCTGGTCTTCATGCTGCCTTTTCTCATGGCCGCCGTGAGCGCCGATCGTCTGGCCCGTGAACGCCTGCAGGCCGATGTCCAGGCCGCCGACCTCTCCCTGGCCCGCGCCATCGCCCAGGAAACGAACATCACCCTGGGTACCATTCTGCAGGCCGTGCAGACCCTGGGCAAGCAGCCCGCCGTGCGCGACGCCGTGCAGCCGGGCATGGCCGAGGCCTTCGCAAACTTTTACCTCGCCCGCCCCGAGGCTAGCCTGATTTACCGGTTGGACAGCCAGGGCGAGATGCGCTACCATTATCCCGAAGGGCCCGGCTCGACCGTGGGGGTGAACTTCGCCTTCCGTCCCTATTTTCAACGCGCCCGCCGCTCCGAGTTGCCTTTCCTCTCTTTGGGGCGCATCTCCCCCACCACCCAGGAGCCCGTGGCCACCGCCGTCATGCCCCTGCGCAACCATGACGCCTTCCTCGGGCTGGTGGGCGTCAACATCCGCCTGGAATCCCTGAGTTGGACCCTGGCCCGCATCGCCGAAGGACATCGGCTGGAAGAGGGCTTTCAGGTGCTCATCGTGGACAACGGGGGGCAAATCATTGCCCATTCCGAGCCCGGCCACCTGTTGCAGAGTTTCTACCTGCAAATGCCCCATCTTGTGGAGGCTGTGCTTGCCCGCCAAGAGGGCTCGCTGGTCTACACCGGTCCCGACGGCGTCGAGCGCCTGTACAGTTATGTGCCCATCCCCAGCGCAGGATGGGGGGTGGTGGTCTCCCGCACCACGGCCAGCGCCTTTGCCACCACGCAGGCTTTCCACCAGGGCGTGGTGCTGGGCATCGCTGCCTTTGCTCTGCTGGGCGCGTTGTTCTGGCTCACGCTGACCTATTTGCTCCTGCGTCCTCTGGAAGCCTTGGCTCGATACAGCCGTCAAATCGGGCAATCGCTCCCGGAAAAGGCAGCGTCTTTTGCGATGGTGACTGGGTTGGCTATGCGCAACGACCAGATCGGCCACCTGGCCCGCACGCTTCAGCGCCTGGAACAGGACATCCGCCAGCGCCTTTCGGAACTCCACACCCTCCTGGAAACCAGCGCGGCGGTCGTCTCTTCCCTGGACCTGCCCACGGTGCTGGAGCGAATCCTGGCCGAGGTGGAGCGGCTCTTGGGCATTGAGAAATGCGCCATCCTGGTCTGGGACGAAAAAGAAGGCCACTTCGTCGCCCGCGCCAGCCGGGGGCTCTCCCCAAGTTACGCCGCTCGTCTGGTCGTTTCCCCCGACCACCCCGGCTCGCCCACCATGCGCGCCATGCGCACGGGCCATCCGGTGTACATTACCGACACGGAACGAGACCCCTCATTCGTGCATCTCCTCCCCCGCGCCCGCGCCGAGGGGTACCGGGCCCTGGTGGTCATGCCCCTGAAAACCCAACACGCCCCCCCGGCCGCTCTGGTGGCCTACTATCCTGAGCCACACGAGTTCACCGAGCAAGAACTGTCCATCCTTTCCTCCTTTGCCAACCACGCGGCCATGGCCATCGAAAACGCCGCCCTCTACGCCCGCTCCGATATGCGCCTGCGGGAGCAAACGCACCGGCTGGAGGCCCTGATTCAGTCCCTCAACGAGGGCCTCATTTTGGAGGACTTGGAAGGCCGGGTGCTTTATGCCAACCGCCGCATCACCCTTGTGAGTGAACTGGCCCACGAAGACCTGTTGGGCACCCCCGTAGCCCAGGTGGTGACGCGCATCACCCGGCGGGCCACCGAGCCGGAAAAAGCCCAGGCGTGCCTGCTCTCCTTGCTCGAAACGCATCAGGAAGGCGCCTGCGAACTCTCCTTGCGCCTGGGCGGCCACATCGAACACTATCGCGTTCAGGTGTTCCAGGTCACCGATTTGCAAGGGCACTTCATCGGACGCGGGCTGATCTGGCAAGATGTCACCGCCGATCGGGAAGTGGATCGCATGAAGTCCAGCCTGATTTCCACCGTCTCCCACGAACTGCGCACCCCGCTGGCGTCGATCAAGGGGTACGCCACCTCCCTGCTGGCCGACGATGTCCAATGGGACCCGGAAACCCAGCGCGAATTCCTGCAGCACATCTCCGAGGAGACCGATCGGCTGTCCCAACTCATCAACGACCTGCTCGACCTCTCACGCATCGAAGGCGGCGCCCTGAAAGTCGACCGCAAACCCACGGACCTGCTGGCCCTGGTGCGACGGGCCAGCCACCTGGTGCCCGACCTGAAGCCCGAAAGGCTGATTGTGGAAGCCCCTGATGATCTGCTCCCCGTCCCCGTGGACGCCCGGCGCATCGAAGTAGCCCTGCGCAACCTGCTGGAAAACGCGGTCAAATACAGCCTGCATCCCGAGGACCCCATCACCGTCAGCATCCAACGGCAGGAGGATCGGGTCATCGTCCGCGTCATCGACCAGGGGCCGGGCATACCGGCCGAACACGCCCCCCACATTTTCGATAGTTTCTATCGCGCCGAACCGCGGGCCAACGGCTCGCGCTCCGGCGTGGGTCTGGGGCTGGCCATCGCCCGCGGCTTCATCGAAGCCCACGGCGGGCGCATCTGGCTGGAGCCCCGTGCGCAGGGCACCTGCATCGCCTTCTCGCTCCCCCTGGAGGTGAACGACCATGGCCCTACCCAGTAACCCTATCGCGGTGTTGGTGGTGGATGACGAAAAGCCCATCCGCGACTTCGTGCAGCGCAACCTGGACATCCGCGGCTATCGCGTCTATACGGCGGCCAATGGCCTGGAGGCCCTGGAAACCCTCCAGGCGCACCTGGTGGATCTGGTCATCCTAGACATCATGATGCCCCACATGGATGGCCTGGAGACCATTCGCCGGATCCGGCAAACTTCCACGGTGCCCATCATCATCCTCTCCGCCCTGGGGGAAGAGGCTGACAAAATCCAGGCGCTCAACCTGGGTGCCGACGACTATCTGACCAAACCCTTTGGCGTGGGTGAACTGCTGGCCCGGGTGAAGGCCGTGCTGCGCCGCGCCCGCTGGGCCGAGGCCCCCACACCTACCAAGACGCTGGCCTTTGGCCCTATTGTGCTCGACCCCCTTCGGCGGCAGGTCATGGTGGAGGGCCGCCCCGTGGAGTTGACCCCCATCG of the Anaerolineae bacterium genome contains:
- a CDS encoding GAF domain-containing protein, with product MKQWRSPPPQFRFWQDLALQLLVAYLVFMLPFLMAAVSADRLARERLQADVQAADLSLARAIAQETNITLGTILQAVQTLGKQPAVRDAVQPGMAEAFANFYLARPEASLIYRLDSQGEMRYHYPEGPGSTVGVNFAFRPYFQRARRSELPFLSLGRISPTTQEPVATAVMPLRNHDAFLGLVGVNIRLESLSWTLARIAEGHRLEEGFQVLIVDNGGQIIAHSEPGHLLQSFYLQMPHLVEAVLARQEGSLVYTGPDGVERLYSYVPIPSAGWGVVVSRTTASAFATTQAFHQGVVLGIAAFALLGALFWLTLTYLLLRPLEALARYSRQIGQSLPEKAASFAMVTGLAMRNDQIGHLARTLQRLEQDIRQRLSELHTLLETSAAVVSSLDLPTVLERILAEVERLLGIEKCAILVWDEKEGHFVARASRGLSPSYAARLVVSPDHPGSPTMRAMRTGHPVYITDTERDPSFVHLLPRARAEGYRALVVMPLKTQHAPPAALVAYYPEPHEFTEQELSILSSFANHAAMAIENAALYARSDMRLREQTHRLEALIQSLNEGLILEDLEGRVLYANRRITLVSELAHEDLLGTPVAQVVTRITRRATEPEKAQACLLSLLETHQEGACELSLRLGGHIEHYRVQVFQVTDLQGHFIGRGLIWQDVTADREVDRMKSSLISTVSHELRTPLASIKGYATSLLADDVQWDPETQREFLQHISEETDRLSQLINDLLDLSRIEGGALKVDRKPTDLLALVRRASHLVPDLKPERLIVEAPDDLLPVPVDARRIEVALRNLLENAVKYSLHPEDPITVSIQRQEDRVIVRVIDQGPGIPAEHAPHIFDSFYRAEPRANGSRSGVGLGLAIARGFIEAHGGRIWLEPRAQGTCIAFSLPLEVNDHGPTQ
- a CDS encoding response regulator transcription factor — protein: MALPSNPIAVLVVDDEKPIRDFVQRNLDIRGYRVYTAANGLEALETLQAHLVDLVILDIMMPHMDGLETIRRIRQTSTVPIIILSALGEEADKIQALNLGADDYLTKPFGVGELLARVKAVLRRARWAEAPTPTKTLAFGPIVLDPLRRQVMVEGRPVELTPIEFNLLAYLMSHAGQVLAHQDILQHVWGPGYGRETEYLRVYIGRLRQKIEPDPEHPRFLRTVRGVGYLFEPAA